From Primulina tabacum isolate GXHZ01 chromosome 2, ASM2559414v2, whole genome shotgun sequence, one genomic window encodes:
- the LOC142536592 gene encoding cytochrome b561 domain-containing protein At2g30890-like has translation MISTQKLVRFAFHAGIAVLCLLLSIVSANDITRKENVHSSNKHEIPEIVPRLSFQIKLHGFLLWASVGFLMPVAILIKRMSNRRESRRKQRIILYIHAITQVVTVLLATAAAVLSIIHFENSFSNDHQIIGLAIYGVIWLQTLIGMLRPHRGSKGRSIWFLFHWLVGVAVSLLGVINIYTGLQAYHKRTSKNVKVWTVIFAVEISFILFLYLLQEKWHYAQKQGAILGNEPIQPTDQEMSPRCQRKEENSRLI, from the exons ATGATATCTACACAGAAGCTGGTGCGTTTTGCATTTCATGCAGGTATTGCTGTACTTTGTCTCCTACTGTCTATCGTCTCAGCTAATGATATTACAAGAAAAGAAAACGTTCATTCGAGTAACAAACACGAGATTCCTGAG ATAGTTCCTCGACTATCCTTTCAAATCAAACTTCATGGATTCCTACTCTGGGCTTCAGTTGGTTTTCTTATGCCGGTTGCGATACTAATTAAGAGGATGTCAAATAGAAGGGAATCCCGGAGAAAGCAAAGAATTATACTTTACATTCATGCTATTACACAG GTTGTCACGGTCCTCCTTGCAACGGCAGCAGCAGTACTGTCAATAATACACTTCGAAAATTCTTTCAGCAACGATCACCAGATAATAGGCCTAGCCATTTACGGTGTCATATGGTTACAAACATTGATTGGCATGTTAAGGCCACATAG GGGAAGCAAAGGAAGAAGCATTTGGTTTCTTTTTCACTGGCTGGTAGGAGTAGCAGTTTCTTTACTCGGagtcatcaacatatatacGGGATTACAAGCCTACCATAAACGGACATCGAAAAACGTTAAGGTTTGGACTGTTATTTTCGCGGTGGAGATCTCATTCATACTCTTCCTCTACCTTCTTCAAGAAAAGTGGCACTACGCACAGAAACAAGGTGCGATTTTAGGAAATGAGCCTATACAGCCTACTGATCAAGAGATGTCTCCAAGATGCCAGaggaaagaagaaaatagccgacttatttaa